The DNA region GGCCGGCCACCGCCTCGTCGATCCAGTAACCGACGTTGGCCGAGCACATCGAGCCCCAGGTGATCCCGCCGACGGTCAACTGGCCGACCAGCTGGCCCTTGTAGAGCACCACGAAGGGCAGCATCCGGCCGGCCGAGGCCTCGCCGCGCAGGAAGCGGACCATCTGCCGGTAGGTCGGTCGGGGCCCGGCGGCCTGGCCCGCCGGGCCGGGCGGCACGGTGGCCTCCCAGCGGCGCAGCCAGTCCCGGTTGCGGCGGCTCACCTCCTGCCACTCGCGCTGGTCGCGGGCCCGGATCGGGCGCAGCACGACCTCCCCCTCCTGGAGCTCTACCGGCCAGCCGGCGTTCAGTGCGCTCTCCCGGAAGCTGGTGCGTCGGGTCGGGGGTGGTCCCCGCCGCCGAGCTGGTCGACGGCGTGGGCGAGCAGCGGCTCCAGGACGGCCAGGCCGTCCCTGACGCCGCCGGTCGAACCCGGCAGGTTGACGATCAGGGTACGTCCGGCGAGCCCGGCGAGCCCGCGGGAGAGCGCCGCGGTCGGCACCTTGTCACGGCCGTACGCGCGGACGGCCTCGGCGATGCCGGGGACCTGCCGGTCGATGACCCGGGCGGTCATCTCGGGGGTGAGGTCCATCGGCGAGATGCCGGTGCCGCCGGTGGTCAGCACCACGTCGTACCCGGCGGCGACGGCCTCGCGCAGCGCCGCCTCGACCGGCTCGCCGTCCGGGACGACCCGGGGGCCGTCGACGGTGAAGCCCATCGCGGTCAGACCGGCCACCAGCAGCGGGCCGCCCTTGTCCTCGTACACCCCGGCCGAGGCCCGGTTGGAGACCGTCACGGCGAGCGCCCTCATGCGCCCACCTCGCTTCGCTCGGCAGGCGCTTCGCGCAACCCGCACCTTTCGACGGTGAGCTCGCTTCGCTCACTCACTCCGCCACCTCCGGCGCGAACCAGTCGCCGCTCTTGCCGCCGGTCTTGCTGAGCACCCGGACGGACTCGATGGCGGCGCCCTTGTCCACCGCCTTGACCATGTCGATCACGGTCAGCGCGGCGACCGTCACCGAGGTCAGCGCCTCCATCTCGACGCCGGTGCGGTCGGTGGTCTTCACAGTGGCGGTGATCTCGACCGCGTCGTCCGCGACGGCGAGGTCGACCTTGACGCCGGAGACCGCGATCGGGTGGCAGAGCGGGATCAGGTCCGGGGTCCGCTTGGCGCCCATGATCCCGGCGATCCGGGCCACCGCGAGGGCGTCGCCCTTGGGCACGCCCTCCCCCCGCAGCAGTTCCACCACCCGCGGGGAGACCCGGACCCGCCCGGCGGCGACGGCGGTGCGCGCGGTGGCGGCCTTCTCGGACACGTCGACCATCCGGGCGGCGCCCTGTTCGTCGACGTGGGTGAGGCGGTCGCCGGGGTTCGGTGTCGTCACGGGTAACTCCAGGGGCGCGCAGGTCGAATACCGCGCTACGGTACCGCTCCCTCACTCACCCGCTCGCCTCCGGGCGCTCCCGACCCGGCGCCGACGGTCGGCGCTCCCTCGCTCCTCCGTCGTTCCTTCGCTTCTCCCTCTCGGCACCGGCGCACCCCTTCGGCTCGGGGCGGGGCCACTCGCCCGCTCGCCTCCGGGCGCTCCCGACCCGGCGCCGACGGTCGGCGCTCCCTCGCTCCTGCGTCGTTCCCTCGCTTCTCCCTCTCGGCACCGGCGCGCCCCTTCGGCTCGGGGCGGGGCCACTCGCCCGCTCGCCTCCGGGCGCTCCCGACCCGGCGCCGACGGTCGGCGCTCCCTCGCTCCTCCGTCGCGGCACCGGCGCGCCCTTCGGCTCGGGGCGGGGACCGCGGTCAGGACTCCAGTAGCACCACGTCGACCTCGCTGCCGGCCGGCAGCTCGGTGGTGTCCTCGGGGACGGTGATCAGGCAGTTCGCCCGGGCCAGTGCCCCGACCAGGTGCGAGTCGGCGCCGCCCACCGGCTCCACGGTGCCGTCCGCCGCCGAGTAGCTGCCGCGCAGGAACTGCCGGCGGCCGGCCGGGGAGCGCAGCGCGGACGGGCAGAGCGCGCGCACCACCGGGCGGTGGACGTCGGCCGCACCCAGCATGGTGCGGATGACCGGGCGGACGAAGAGCTCGAAGGAGATGTAGGCGCTCACCGGGTTGCCGGGCAGGGCGAGCAGCGGCACCCCGGCCGCGCCGCCGATCCGGCCGAAGCCCTGCGGCTTGCCGGGCTGCATCCGCAGCTTGCGGAACTCGACATTAGCGGCTCCGCCGCGGGCGCCGCCCCCGAAGGACTCGAAGACCTCCTTGACCACGTCGTAGGCGCCGACGCTGACCCCGCCGCTGGTGACGATCAGGTCGGCCCGGCCGAGCTGGTCCTCCAGGACGGCGCGCAGCCGGTCCGCGTCGTCGGGGACGGCGCCGACCCGGTAGGCGATGGCGCCGGCCTCCTGGGCGGCCGCGGTGAGGGTGAAGCTGTTGGAGTCGGCGATCTGCCCGGGCCCGACCGGTTCGCCGGGCTGGACCAGCTCGCTACCGGTGGAGAGCACCACCACCCGGGGGCGCGGGCGGACCTTCACGGTGGCCCGGCCGACCGCGGCGAGCAGGCCGAGCTGGGTGGGGCCGAGCCGGGTGCCGGCCGTCAGCACGGTGGTGCCTGCCGCGACGTCGCTGCCGCGGCGGCGGATGTGCGCGCCCTCGGCGACCGGGCGCAGCACCCGGACCTCCTCGTCCGCGACCGGCGCGGTCATCGCGGCGGCGGCCAGCCCGGTGCCGGTACCGCCGTCGGTCCACTCGACCGGGGCGACGGCCTGGGCGCCGGGCGGCAGGGGTGCGCCGGTCATGATCCGGGCGGCCTGGCCGGGGCCGACCTTGGGCAGCTCGCCCGCGCCGGCGGCGATGTCGCCGACGACGGTGAGCACCGACGGGTAGGTGTCGGTGGCGCCCTCGGTGTCGGCGGTGCGGACCGCGTAGCCGTCCATCGAGCTGTTGTCGAAGGGCGGCAGGTCGCCGTCGGCGACCACGTCCTCCTCCAGCCGGCAGCCCTGGGCGTCGAGCAGTTGGAGCTCGATCACGGGCAGTGGGCCGACGGCGGCCAGCACGTCGGCGCGGTGCTCGTCCACGGTCCAGAAACGAGGAGCCGCCGGTGGCCGGTCCGCGGACCCGTCGCAGCAGGCTGCGGGGGTGGTGCTGTGCTCCGTGGACCCGGTCATCGGCGGCTCGCTCTCTGTGTGGTGTGTCAGTCCTGCAGCTCGGAGCCGACGAACTCGCGCAGCCAGGAGCGGAACTCCGGGCCGAGGTCCTCGCGCTCGGCGGCCAGTCGGACGATAGCGCGCAGGTAGTCGGCGCGGTCACCGGTGTCGTAGCGGCGGCCCTTGAAGAGCACGCCGTGCACCTGGCCACCGGCCTCGGCGTCGCGGGTGGTCAGTTCGCGCAGGGCGTCGGTGAGCTGGATCTCGCCGCCGCGGCCGGGCGGGGTCTCCCGCAGCACGTCGAAGACCAGCGGGTCGAGGACGTAGCGGCCGATGACGGCGTAATTGGAGGGGGCCTCGCCGGGCTCGGGCTTCTCGACCAGGTCGGTCACCTGGAAGACGTCCTCGCCGAAGCCGTTGGCCTTGACGGCGGCGCAGCCGTAGAGGTGGATCTGGGAGGGGTCGACCTCCATGAGGGCGACGACCGAGCCGCCGAGCTCCTGCTGCACCTCGATCATGCGGGCGAGCAGCGGGTCGCGCGGGTCGATCAGGTCGTCGCCGAGCAGGACGGCGAAGGGCTGGCCGGCGACGTGCTGCTCCGCGACGGAGACGGCGTGGCCGAGGCCCTTCGGGTCGCCCTGGCGGACGTAGTGCATGTTGGCCAGCTCGACGGACTCGCGGACCCGGCGCAGGCGGTCCTCGTCGCCCTTGCGGACGAGCAGCTCCTCCAGCTCGTAGGCGCGGTCGAAGTGGTCCTCCAGCGCGCGCTTGTTACGGCCGGTGACCATCAGTATGTCGGACAGGCCGGCGGCGGAGGCCTCCTCGACGACGTACTGGATGGCCGGCTTGTCGACGACGGGCAGCATCTCCTTCGGGGTGGCCTTGGTCGCCGGGAGGAAGCGGGTGCCCAGTCCGGCCGCGGGTACCACGGCCTTGGTTACCGGAATTCGGGAGGTGGTCGTCGTCATGCGTTTACCTTACTCAGGCACGTTTTCGCCCGGGGCCGAGCGCGTTCGGACGGCTAGGACAGCACGTCTCGGGGCACGGCCGCAGTGGCAGGCGGATGGGCAGTGACCGGTTGGGCCAGGGGGTCCCGTCCGGTACAGGCCGACAGACTACCCGCCTTTCCCGAACGGTCACGTTCGGCAGTCGACGGCCGCTGCGGGGCGGAAGGGGGCTGCTCACGGGGCCCGCCGGAGGGCTGTCCGGGGCGCGGTGCGATCCGCCAGCAGTCGCCGCCGGCCGCCCGCGCCGTGGCCAGCGCGGCGTCCGCGGAGCGCAGCAGGACGGCCGCGTGGGTGCCGTCCTCGGGCAGCACGGCGATGCCGACGGCGGCGGTCAGGCCGTTGCCCCCGACCGGGCGGGGCGCCCGGGTGCCGGAGGACCAGTCGAGCAGCAGGTGCCGGCGGACCGACCAGACCAGCCGCTCGGCGACCTGCACGGCGCCCTCGGAGCCGGTGTCCGGCAGCACCACCAGGAACTCCTCGCCGCTGTAGCGGCCCAGGGTGTCGGCGCGGCGGATCTCCATCGCGAGCCGCTGGGCGAGGTCGCGCAGTATCGCGTTGCCGCGGGCGCGGCCGTGCTCGGCGATGACCGCGTCGAAGCCGGCGATCTCCAGCAGCAGCACGGCCAGCGGGCGCGGGCCGTCGGCCTGGCCGGTGTGCTCGGCGCGGCGGGCCCGTTCGATCTCCCGGTCCAGGGTGAGCTGCAGGTGGCGGTAGTTCCAGACGCCGGTGAGCGAGTCGCAGGAGGCGGTGCGCTCCAGTTCGGCGCAACGCTCCTCCAGTTCGGCGATCCGCCCGTTCAGCCGTTCCCGGTCCTCGGCGGCCTCGGTCCGCTCCCGGCGCACGCGCAGTCCGAGCACGGTGGCGCCGACCAGCGCGGGGGCGCTCAGCGCGGCCAGGGCCTGGACCAGCAACGGGGTGGACAATCGGGGCGCCCTTTCGCGTGTCAGGCTCTGCGCGTCACGGTTTTCGGACGTGGAGGATCCGGTGCACAACGAGAAGAGCGACCTGAGGACACGGCTGCTGACGCGGCGCCGCGCGCTCACCGCCGAGGGGCGCGCTGAGGCCGCCCGCGCGCTGGCCGGACACGCCTGGGAGCTGGCCGCGCCCGGCGCCACGGTGGCCGCCTACGTCTCGGTGGGCGCGGAGCCCGGGACCAGGCCGCTGCTGGACGCGCTGCGCGAGAGCGGGGTGCGGGTGCTGCTGCCGGTCCTGCTGCCGGACAACGACCTGGACTGGGCCGAGTACGCCGGGCCGGAGGCGTTGGCCCCGGCCGGGCGCGGGCTGCTGGAGCCGGTCGGGCCGCGGCTGGGGCCGGAGGCCGTGACGGGGGCCTCGGTGGTGCTGCTGCCGGGCCTGGCGGTGGACCGGGGCGGGCTGCGGCTGGGCCGGGGCGGCGGCAGCTACGACCGGGTGCTGGCCCGGCTGGGGCGGGCGGGGGTGCGGCCGGTGCTGGCGGTGCTGCTGTACGAGCACGAGCTGCTGGAGCGGGTGCCGGCCGAGCCGCACGACCTGCCGGTGGACCTGGCGGTCACGCCCTCGGGGGTGCGGGCGCTCGGCTGAGACGGCGGCGGCCCCGCTCCCCGGGGAGGGGAACGGGGCCGCGCCGCGTGCCGTACGGGCGTCAGCCGTTGCTGAGCACCAGCTTGTGCTTGGTGGCCTTCTCGACCGCGTCCGGGGTGAACGCCCAGGTCAGCAGCTTGCCCTTGAGCCAGAGGTCGGTCTGGTCGTTGTAGTTGGCGTGGAACGCGTGACCGGATTCGCCGCCGACGTTGATCCAGCGCGAGGAGTCCAGGTCGTTCAGGTCGACCACCATCCGCATCGACGGGATCCAGTCGACCTGGTAGCCGGCCGCCGCGTTCCAGCCCGCCGCGTCGACCGCCGCCGAGCTGCCGGAGAGGCGGTAGGGGCCGCGGTTGAGCAGCTTGTGGACGGCGCCGGAGGCGATCGAGGAGTTGTCGGTGCCGAGGGTCTGCTCGCGCAGCTCCAGCTTGTGCAGGCGGCCCCAGCTCCAGGTGGAGATGTCCTTGCCGAGCAGCGAGGTCAGGTCCTGCCGGGCGTTCTTCATCGCCTCCTTGAGCAGGTTGTCCAGGCCCTTCTGCTCCTTGTGCTGGGAGTCGATGTACGTCCACCACGAGCTGTCGGGCTTGTCGAGCTGGGCGCGCACCACCTCGGTCCAGCGGTCGCCGCCGTCCGGCTGGGCCTTGCCCGGGTCGCGGGTGCCGCACTCGGTGACGATCTTGCTGGAGCTGTCCGGCTTGGTCGGGTCGTCCTGCTGGCGCACCAGCAGGCAGTTGTTCTTGGCCCGGATGTCGGCCGGGAACTTCTGGCCGAAGGCGAGGATGAGCAGGTTGCGCCAGACGCCGTTGTAGTAGGCGGCGGCGGCCGAGTCGGCGTCCTGGTGGAAGTTCCAGTCCTTCAGCAGGTCCTGGGCCTGGCGCACGTACGGGTCGTCGATCTGCTGCTTGAGCAGCAGCGGGACCAGCGTCTTGGCCATGGTGCTGGTGTTGTCCAGCTGGAGGGTCTGCATGTCGTCCGGCGAGATCTTGCCGTTGTTCTTGAGCAGGCCCTCGATCTGGTCGGTGATCTCCTTGGCCCGGGTGCCGTACTCCCAGTCCTTGGTCAGGTTGTACTTGTAGCTCGGGTCGACCACGGCCTGGTTGGCGGTGACGATGTAGCCGACGGCCGGGTTGAAGCTGTACGGCAGGGCGGTGAAGGGGACCGGGTCCGGCTTCCACTGGTAGGAGGAGTCCCAGCCCGGGGCGGGCATGGAGCCGTCGCCCTTGCCGCGCACCGGGATGACGCCGGGGGCCTGGTAACCGATGTTCTTGGCGTCGGCGTAGATCAGGTTCTGCGCGGGGACGGCGAAGTCCTTGGCGGCGTTCCGGAAGTCGTCCCAGTTCTTCGCCCGGTCCAGCTCGAACACGGCGTCCATGGTCCTGCCGGGGCTGAGCGCCGTCCACTGCAGGGCGACGCCGTAGCCGCCGGTGCCGCGGTCGGGGGCGGAGCTGCCGTTAGGGGCGTACTTGCCGACGTTCTGCTGCTCGGTGCTCGTGTCGGAGATGAGCGGGGCGCCGGTCTGGGTGGTGCGGACGGTGATGGTGCGGTCCTCGCCGCCGGCGACCTTGATGGTCTCCTTGCGGAGGTCGAACTTCACGTCCTTGCCGTCCACCTGGTAGGTGTCCGGGCCGGTCACCTTCTCCAGGTAGAGGTCGGAGACGTCGGCGCCGAGGTTGGTGAAGCCCCAGGCGATGTCCTTGTTGTGGCCGATCACCACGCCGGGCATGCCGGCGAAGGTGAAGCCGGAGACGTCGAACTGGCAGGCCGGCGAGGCGGTCCGGCAGTGCAGGCCCATCTGGTACCAGACCGAGGGCAGGCCGGGGCCGAGGTGCGGGTCGTTGGCCAGCAGCGGCTTGCCGGTGGTGGTGTGCGAGCCGGCGACCACCCAGGAGTTGGAACCGATGCCCTGGCCGGGGCGGCCGAGCAGCTGCGGCATCCCGTCGATCCGGTCGGTGAGGCCCTGGACCAGCGCCTTGGTGGTGGCGGCGCCCTGGGCGGTGTTGCCGCCGGAGGTCGCACCGGGCTGGGTGGAGCCGTCGGCGGGGCGGTAGGTGTCGCCGCTGACGGTGCCGGTCTTCACGATCGTGCCGTTGCGGGAGTACGGGTAGTCCGGGTACAGCTCGGCGATCTTGTCCGGGCCGAAGTCCTGGGCGAGCAGCGAGCGGTCGATCTCCTCCTGGAGGTTCCCGGAGAGGTTCCAGGCCATCGCCTTGAGCCAGGCCACCGAGTCCACCGGGGTCCACTGCTCGGGCTTGTAGCCGCTGTTGACGGCGCCGAGCACGGCGTACTCCAGCGAGGCCTTCTCCCCGCCGGGGTGCTCGGCCAGCCAGGCGTTCACGCCGTCCGCGTAGGCCTGCAGGTACTTCTTGGTCTCCGGCGACAGCTTGGTCTTGAACTCCTGCTCCGCCACCTGGTGCCAGCCCATGGTGCGGATGAAGGAGTCGGTGTCGACCTGGCTGTCGCCGAACATCTCGGACAGCCGGCCCGCGGTGATGTGCCGTCGGACGTCCATCTCCCAGAAGCGGTCCTGGGCCTGGACGTAGCCCTGGGCGCGGAACAGGTCCTCGGAGGTGTCCGCGTACAGCTGCGGGATGCCGTTGGCGTCGCGCTTGACGTCGACCGGCGCGCTCAGGCCCGCCACCTTGACCGTCCCGTCCACCTCCGGGAAGGACGCACGGACCGCGGTGACCCCGCGGTAGCCGCCGTAGCCGACGCCGGCCACCAGCAGCACGACCAGCACGATCACGATCAGACGGGCGCGCCGGAACTTCTTCGAGCGGGGCATCTGGGTCCTTGCGGTCCTGACTTCGGGGCGGGCGGGCGTGTCCAGGGCCTTGGGCCGTGACAGGGAACCACATTAGGCCGAGTCGGCGGAGCGCTGTGAACGGGGGACCAAACTAAAGACATGGCAAAATGTTAGACTGAGTAACGATCCGCAACAGGAGCATTGACGACTTCTTAGCGGGCCGGTGCTCGACAGCACCCTCCCTGTACACACGGAACACCCCAGCACCACCTGACACCCCGCCCGCCCATGCCTGCCCGAGGTGCCACTGCGTGAACGTCGCCCACCTGAACCAGCTCCTGCTCGAAGCCTCCGTGATCCTGCTCTTCGCGGTGGTCGCCGTCCGGTTCTCGACCCGATCAGGCCTGCCCAGTCTGCTGATCTACCTCGGGATCGGCGTGGCACTGGGCCAGAACGGGATCGGCGTCACCTTCAACAACG from Kitasatospora cathayae includes:
- a CDS encoding GNAT family N-acetyltransferase, whose protein sequence is MNAGWPVELQEGEVVLRPIRARDQREWQEVSRRNRDWLRRWEATVPPGPAGQAAGPRPTYRQMVRFLRGEASAGRMLPFVVLYKGQLVGQLTVGGITWGSMCSANVGYWIDEAVAGRGIMPTAVALSVNYCFHTLGLHRIEVCIRPENGPSRRVVEKLGFRSEGIRPRYLHIDGDWRDHLVYALTAEEVPEGMLERWRALSSGRELDN
- a CDS encoding MogA/MoaB family molybdenum cofactor biosynthesis protein; translated protein: MRALAVTVSNRASAGVYEDKGGPLLVAGLTAMGFTVDGPRVVPDGEPVEAALREAVAAGYDVVLTTGGTGISPMDLTPEMTARVIDRQVPGIAEAVRAYGRDKVPTAALSRGLAGLAGRTLIVNLPGSTGGVRDGLAVLEPLLAHAVDQLGGGDHPRPDAPASGRAH
- the moaC gene encoding cyclic pyranopterin monophosphate synthase MoaC; protein product: MVDVSEKAATARTAVAAGRVRVSPRVVELLRGEGVPKGDALAVARIAGIMGAKRTPDLIPLCHPIAVSGVKVDLAVADDAVEITATVKTTDRTGVEMEALTSVTVAALTVIDMVKAVDKGAAIESVRVLSKTGGKSGDWFAPEVAE
- the glp gene encoding molybdotransferase-like divisome protein Glp; protein product: MTGSTEHSTTPAACCDGSADRPPAAPRFWTVDEHRADVLAAVGPLPVIELQLLDAQGCRLEEDVVADGDLPPFDNSSMDGYAVRTADTEGATDTYPSVLTVVGDIAAGAGELPKVGPGQAARIMTGAPLPPGAQAVAPVEWTDGGTGTGLAAAAMTAPVADEEVRVLRPVAEGAHIRRRGSDVAAGTTVLTAGTRLGPTQLGLLAAVGRATVKVRPRPRVVVLSTGSELVQPGEPVGPGQIADSNSFTLTAAAQEAGAIAYRVGAVPDDADRLRAVLEDQLGRADLIVTSGGVSVGAYDVVKEVFESFGGGARGGAANVEFRKLRMQPGKPQGFGRIGGAAGVPLLALPGNPVSAYISFELFVRPVIRTMLGAADVHRPVVRALCPSALRSPAGRRQFLRGSYSAADGTVEPVGGADSHLVGALARANCLITVPEDTTELPAGSEVDVVLLES
- the galU gene encoding UTP--glucose-1-phosphate uridylyltransferase GalU; amino-acid sequence: MTTTTSRIPVTKAVVPAAGLGTRFLPATKATPKEMLPVVDKPAIQYVVEEASAAGLSDILMVTGRNKRALEDHFDRAYELEELLVRKGDEDRLRRVRESVELANMHYVRQGDPKGLGHAVSVAEQHVAGQPFAVLLGDDLIDPRDPLLARMIEVQQELGGSVVALMEVDPSQIHLYGCAAVKANGFGEDVFQVTDLVEKPEPGEAPSNYAVIGRYVLDPLVFDVLRETPPGRGGEIQLTDALRELTTRDAEAGGQVHGVLFKGRRYDTGDRADYLRAIVRLAAEREDLGPEFRSWLREFVGSELQD
- a CDS encoding GGDEF domain-containing protein, with the protein product MSTPLLVQALAALSAPALVGATVLGLRVRRERTEAAEDRERLNGRIAELEERCAELERTASCDSLTGVWNYRHLQLTLDREIERARRAEHTGQADGPRPLAVLLLEIAGFDAVIAEHGRARGNAILRDLAQRLAMEIRRADTLGRYSGEEFLVVLPDTGSEGAVQVAERLVWSVRRHLLLDWSSGTRAPRPVGGNGLTAAVGIAVLPEDGTHAAVLLRSADAALATARAAGGDCWRIAPRPGQPSGGPREQPPSAPQRPSTAERDRSGKAGSLSACTGRDPLAQPVTAHPPATAAVPRDVLS
- a CDS encoding 5-formyltetrahydrofolate cyclo-ligase translates to MHNEKSDLRTRLLTRRRALTAEGRAEAARALAGHAWELAAPGATVAAYVSVGAEPGTRPLLDALRESGVRVLLPVLLPDNDLDWAEYAGPEALAPAGRGLLEPVGPRLGPEAVTGASVVLLPGLAVDRGGLRLGRGGGSYDRVLARLGRAGVRPVLAVLLYEHELLERVPAEPHDLPVDLAVTPSGVRALG
- a CDS encoding penicillin acylase family protein, with the translated sequence MPRSKKFRRARLIVIVLVVLLVAGVGYGGYRGVTAVRASFPEVDGTVKVAGLSAPVDVKRDANGIPQLYADTSEDLFRAQGYVQAQDRFWEMDVRRHITAGRLSEMFGDSQVDTDSFIRTMGWHQVAEQEFKTKLSPETKKYLQAYADGVNAWLAEHPGGEKASLEYAVLGAVNSGYKPEQWTPVDSVAWLKAMAWNLSGNLQEEIDRSLLAQDFGPDKIAELYPDYPYSRNGTIVKTGTVSGDTYRPADGSTQPGATSGGNTAQGAATTKALVQGLTDRIDGMPQLLGRPGQGIGSNSWVVAGSHTTTGKPLLANDPHLGPGLPSVWYQMGLHCRTASPACQFDVSGFTFAGMPGVVIGHNKDIAWGFTNLGADVSDLYLEKVTGPDTYQVDGKDVKFDLRKETIKVAGGEDRTITVRTTQTGAPLISDTSTEQQNVGKYAPNGSSAPDRGTGGYGVALQWTALSPGRTMDAVFELDRAKNWDDFRNAAKDFAVPAQNLIYADAKNIGYQAPGVIPVRGKGDGSMPAPGWDSSYQWKPDPVPFTALPYSFNPAVGYIVTANQAVVDPSYKYNLTKDWEYGTRAKEITDQIEGLLKNNGKISPDDMQTLQLDNTSTMAKTLVPLLLKQQIDDPYVRQAQDLLKDWNFHQDADSAAAAYYNGVWRNLLILAFGQKFPADIRAKNNCLLVRQQDDPTKPDSSSKIVTECGTRDPGKAQPDGGDRWTEVVRAQLDKPDSSWWTYIDSQHKEQKGLDNLLKEAMKNARQDLTSLLGKDISTWSWGRLHKLELREQTLGTDNSSIASGAVHKLLNRGPYRLSGSSAAVDAAGWNAAAGYQVDWIPSMRMVVDLNDLDSSRWINVGGESGHAFHANYNDQTDLWLKGKLLTWAFTPDAVEKATKHKLVLSNG